CATTGTTCACCACAAGGAATTACTGTAATGTTTGCTTTAGTTTTTAATCTTAATTGATTAGCTGCGGAAGCCACTGCAGCAGCATTTAATAGGGATCCAATAAAAAGTGCTTGTGCCTTTGAGGCAATCCAAGTGCAAAAAGCTCCGTTTAGTGAGGAAAGTACATATCTCTTATTTGAATGTTTTTCATTAAAGGAAACTGGGGATAATGTCGCTTTCCCCGCCTTTGCTGCCTCCGCTCTGCCCAAAATATATTCAGCATTCACTTCTTTCGCGTATTGTTTCCCGTTATCATACGGGGGATAAGGATAAATCACTGCACCGAAATGTAATGCAGATACGACAGTAGATGAAAAACTTAAGATATCGACTATAATAATAATATCACCGCGTTCTGCAGCTTCTCTAGCACCGCGTCTGCCCCATTCCATTCGACATACATAGGGAGATTGACTGAACATACCACTACCACCTTTACTTAACTTTAAAATGATTTGAAAGGAAGGATCCTATGCTAAAAAAA
This genomic stretch from Neobacillus niacini harbors:
- a CDS encoding 2-phosphosulfolactate phosphatase, which codes for MFSQSPYVCRMEWGRRGAREAAERGDIIIIVDILSFSSTVVSALHFGAVIYPYPPYDNGKQYAKEVNAEYILGRAEAAKAGKATLSPVSFNEKHSNKRYVLSSLNGAFCTWIASKAQALFIGSLLNAAAVASAANQLRLKTKANITVIPCGEQWSNGREEEDTLHPAMEDYLSAGAILSYLEGEKSPEAEVCMGAFLQAEPKLDALIWDSGSSRELRERGFAADVEHCSRLNVYQTVPILKDNHFVSYNGEL